Proteins encoded within one genomic window of Apis mellifera strain DH4 linkage group LG1, Amel_HAv3.1, whole genome shotgun sequence:
- the LOC100576586 gene encoding transcriptional repressor CTCFL-like isoform X1, whose translation MTSNVAAIKLEEGQESVTEIQTYLETFNKEIEGGQGEQLQHVQLQQVEGLSGGEEGGTYFVDQSGQYYYQANNDETPVMTQVQIQEVEETDVQNDGEAAQEEQYNEIEELENVDGDEDSHVTNGGNNQVVINSGDAYQTVTIVPSDTNPGEVSYVLIVQQPDAEDKESRPVEREGTEGEEGEGEQDLTVYDFEDNEDNEAPVESEAEDDKTKIIKFLPKKSQTVTQAHMCNYCNYTSPKRYLLSRHMKSHSEERPHKCSVCERGFKTLASLQNHVNTHTGTKPHRCKFCDSAFTTSGELVRHVRYRHTHEKPHKCHECDYASVELSKLKRHIRCHTGERPYQCPHCTYASPDTFKLKRHLRIHTGEKPYECDFCQARFTQSNSLKAHKLIHNVGDKPVFQCELCPTTCGRKTDLRIHVQKLHTSDKPLKCKRCGKTFPDRYSYKLHSKTHEGEKCYKCDLCPYASISARHLESHMLIHTDQKPYQCDHCFQSFRQKQLLKRHCNLYHNPSYVPPPPQEKTHQCPECERPFRHKGNLIRHMAVHDPESSLQEKQQALKMGRQKKIQIIDGQRVEVMTGDLASKLKGYEEEEDDEDDMMAVEGSDGQQYVVLEVIQLADNQGTDQMAVVASEDGDLVMQDPLSQESGIVTGTGEEIDDGEEEEVEMDELKIEPGTTKSQNTQNDPKLQKEMETCFGFDEEEEEEEEGNINILQTIS comes from the exons ATGACAAGTAACGTAGCAGCAATTAAATTAGAAGAGGGGCAAGAATCCGTAACAGAGATACAGACTTATttagaaacatttaataaagaaatagaaggAGGTCAGGGAGAGCAATTACAACATGTACAat TACAACAAGTGGAAGGATTATCAGGTGGAGAAGAGGGTGGGACTTATTTTGTTGATCAATCTggacaatattattatcaagcaAATAATGATGAAACACCTGTGATGACACAGGTACAAATTCAAGAAGTAGAAGAAACAGATGTACAAAATGATGGAGAAGCAGCTCAAGAAGaacaatataatgaaattgaagaattagaaaatgttGATGGTGATGAAGAT aGTCATGTAACTAACGGTGGAAATAATCAAGTTGTAATCAATTCTGGAGATGCATATCAAACAGTTACTATTGTACCATCTGATACAAATCCAGGAGAAGTTAGTTATGTATTAATAGTTCAGCAACCTGATGCTGAAGACAAAGAAAGCAGACCTGTAGAACGAGAGGGAacagaaggagaagaaggggaAGGGGAACAAGATCTTACAGTTTATGATTTTGAAGATAATGAAGATAATGAAGCACCTGTAGAATCAGAAGCAGAAGAtgacaaaacaaaaattattaaatttttacctaAAAAGTCTCAAACTGTTACTCAAGCTCATATgtgtaattattgtaattacacAAGCCCaaaaag atatctGTTATCACGGCACATGAAATCACATTCTGAAGAAAGACCACATAAATGTAGTGTTTGTGAAAGAGGATTTAAAACATTAGCTTCACTTCAAAATCATGTTAATACACATACTGGGACCAAACCACATCGTTGCAAATTTTGTGATAGTGCATTCACAACTTctg gtgAACTTGTTAGACATGTTCGATATAGACACACTCATGAAAAACCACATAAATGTCATGAATGTGATTATGCATCTGTTGAATTATCTAAGCTCAAGCGTCATATACGATGTCATACAGGGGAACGTCCATATCAG tGTCCACATTGTACATATGCAAGTCCtgatacttttaaattaaagcgaCATTTGCGCATACATACCGGAGAAAAGCCATACGAGTGCGATTTTTGTCAGGCAAGGTTTACCCAATCTAATAGCTTAAAAGCTCATAAATTGATACATAATG TTGGTGATAAACCAGTATTTCAATGTGAATTATGTCCAACCACTTGTGGAAGAAAAACAGATCTCAGAATTCATGTACAAAAATTACATACCTCTGATAAACCTTTGAAATGTAAACGTTGTGGAAAAACATTCCCAGATAG ATATAGCTATAAATTACACAGTAAAACTCACGAAggagaaaaatgttataaatgtgATTTGTGTCCATATGCTTCTATATCTGCGCGTCATCTTGAAAGTCACATGTTAATTCATACCGATCAAAAACCATATCAATGTGATCATTGCTTTCAATCCTTCAGACAAAAACAACTTCTTAAACGGCATTGTAATTTGTATCATAATCCTTCTTACGTTCCCCCTCCACCACAAGAGAAAACACATCAATGTCCCGAATGTGAACGACCATTTAG gcATAAAGGTAATCTTATTCGACATATGGCTGTTCATGATCCAGAATCATCTCTTCAAGAAAAACAACAAGCATTGAAGATGGGCAGAcagaaaaagattcaaattatAGATGGACAAAGAGTTGAAGTTATGAcag GTGATTTAGCTTCTAAACTTAAAGgttatgaagaagaagaagatgatgaaGACGATATGATGGCAGTTGAAGGAAGCGATGGACAACAATATGTTGTATTGGAAGTTATACAATTAGCTGACAATCAAGGAACTGATCAG ATGGCTGTTGTAGCTAGCGAGGATGGAGATTTGGTGATGCAAGATCCTCTGAGTCAAGAAAGTGGAATTGTAACTGGTACAGGAGAAGAAATTGATgatggagaagaagaagaagtagaaaTGGATGAGTTAAAAATTGAACCAGGAACAACTAAATCTCAAAACACGCAAAATGATCCAAAATTACAGAAAGAGATGGAAACCTGTTTTGGTTTCGACGAA gaagaagaagaagaagaagaaggtaatataaatatactgcagacaatttcataa
- the LOC100576586 gene encoding transcriptional repressor CTCFL-like isoform X2: MTSNVAAIKLEEGQESVTEIQTYLETFNKEIEGGQGEQLQHVQLQQVEGLSGGEEGGTYFVDQSGQYYYQANNDETPVMTQVQIQEVEETDVQNDGEAAQEEQYNEIEELENVDGDEDSHVTNGGNNQVVINSGDAYQTVTIVPSDTNPGEVSYVLIVQQPDAEDKESRPVEREGTEGEEGEGEQDLTVYDFEDNEDNEAPVESEAEDDKTKIIKFLPKKSQTVTQAHMCNYCNYTSPKRYLLSRHMKSHSEERPHKCSVCERGFKTLASLQNHVNTHTGTKPHRCKFCDSAFTTSGELVRHVRYRHTHEKPHKCHECDYASVELSKLKRHIRCHTGERPYQCPHCTYASPDTFKLKRHLRIHTGEKPYECDFCQARFTQSNSLKAHKLIHNVGDKPVFQCELCPTTCGRKTDLRIHVQKLHTSDKPLKCKRCGKTFPDRYSYKLHSKTHEGEKCYKCDLCPYASISARHLESHMLIHTDQKPYQCDHCFQSFRQKQLLKRHCNLYHNPSYVPPPPQEKTHQCPECERPFRHKGNLIRHMAVHDPESSLQEKQQALKMGRQKKIQIIDGQRVEVMTGYEEEEDDEDDMMAVEGSDGQQYVVLEVIQLADNQGTDQMAVVASEDGDLVMQDPLSQESGIVTGTGEEIDDGEEEEVEMDELKIEPGTTKSQNTQNDPKLQKEMETCFGFDEEEEEEEEGNINILQTIS, encoded by the exons ATGACAAGTAACGTAGCAGCAATTAAATTAGAAGAGGGGCAAGAATCCGTAACAGAGATACAGACTTATttagaaacatttaataaagaaatagaaggAGGTCAGGGAGAGCAATTACAACATGTACAat TACAACAAGTGGAAGGATTATCAGGTGGAGAAGAGGGTGGGACTTATTTTGTTGATCAATCTggacaatattattatcaagcaAATAATGATGAAACACCTGTGATGACACAGGTACAAATTCAAGAAGTAGAAGAAACAGATGTACAAAATGATGGAGAAGCAGCTCAAGAAGaacaatataatgaaattgaagaattagaaaatgttGATGGTGATGAAGAT aGTCATGTAACTAACGGTGGAAATAATCAAGTTGTAATCAATTCTGGAGATGCATATCAAACAGTTACTATTGTACCATCTGATACAAATCCAGGAGAAGTTAGTTATGTATTAATAGTTCAGCAACCTGATGCTGAAGACAAAGAAAGCAGACCTGTAGAACGAGAGGGAacagaaggagaagaaggggaAGGGGAACAAGATCTTACAGTTTATGATTTTGAAGATAATGAAGATAATGAAGCACCTGTAGAATCAGAAGCAGAAGAtgacaaaacaaaaattattaaatttttacctaAAAAGTCTCAAACTGTTACTCAAGCTCATATgtgtaattattgtaattacacAAGCCCaaaaag atatctGTTATCACGGCACATGAAATCACATTCTGAAGAAAGACCACATAAATGTAGTGTTTGTGAAAGAGGATTTAAAACATTAGCTTCACTTCAAAATCATGTTAATACACATACTGGGACCAAACCACATCGTTGCAAATTTTGTGATAGTGCATTCACAACTTctg gtgAACTTGTTAGACATGTTCGATATAGACACACTCATGAAAAACCACATAAATGTCATGAATGTGATTATGCATCTGTTGAATTATCTAAGCTCAAGCGTCATATACGATGTCATACAGGGGAACGTCCATATCAG tGTCCACATTGTACATATGCAAGTCCtgatacttttaaattaaagcgaCATTTGCGCATACATACCGGAGAAAAGCCATACGAGTGCGATTTTTGTCAGGCAAGGTTTACCCAATCTAATAGCTTAAAAGCTCATAAATTGATACATAATG TTGGTGATAAACCAGTATTTCAATGTGAATTATGTCCAACCACTTGTGGAAGAAAAACAGATCTCAGAATTCATGTACAAAAATTACATACCTCTGATAAACCTTTGAAATGTAAACGTTGTGGAAAAACATTCCCAGATAG ATATAGCTATAAATTACACAGTAAAACTCACGAAggagaaaaatgttataaatgtgATTTGTGTCCATATGCTTCTATATCTGCGCGTCATCTTGAAAGTCACATGTTAATTCATACCGATCAAAAACCATATCAATGTGATCATTGCTTTCAATCCTTCAGACAAAAACAACTTCTTAAACGGCATTGTAATTTGTATCATAATCCTTCTTACGTTCCCCCTCCACCACAAGAGAAAACACATCAATGTCCCGAATGTGAACGACCATTTAG gcATAAAGGTAATCTTATTCGACATATGGCTGTTCATGATCCAGAATCATCTCTTCAAGAAAAACAACAAGCATTGAAGATGGGCAGAcagaaaaagattcaaattatAGATGGACAAAGAGTTGAAGTTATGAcag gttatgaagaagaagaagatgatgaaGACGATATGATGGCAGTTGAAGGAAGCGATGGACAACAATATGTTGTATTGGAAGTTATACAATTAGCTGACAATCAAGGAACTGATCAG ATGGCTGTTGTAGCTAGCGAGGATGGAGATTTGGTGATGCAAGATCCTCTGAGTCAAGAAAGTGGAATTGTAACTGGTACAGGAGAAGAAATTGATgatggagaagaagaagaagtagaaaTGGATGAGTTAAAAATTGAACCAGGAACAACTAAATCTCAAAACACGCAAAATGATCCAAAATTACAGAAAGAGATGGAAACCTGTTTTGGTTTCGACGAA gaagaagaagaagaagaagaaggtaatataaatatactgcagacaatttcataa